In one window of Chryseobacterium viscerum DNA:
- a CDS encoding pirin family protein — MDRKDFLKKGLLGTGMFVASASLASAMKNDIDEIEPLEPIGYNHLPNTESKIKENSVIHRADSRGKADHGWLLSQHTFSFANYYNPERMHFGVLRVLNDDRVEAGRGFGTHPHDNMEIISIPLEGDLEHKDSMGNTAVIRSGDIQVMSAGTGIMHSEFNKNSDKLVKFLQIWIYPKKRNVTPRYDQITLDKTKGHNQFQQILSPNADDEGVWIHQDAWFHLGTFDENKETHYQIRKKGNGVYVFILKGSAEIGGETIEERDGFGVWDIQEINIKAIKEGTEILLMEVPMTL; from the coding sequence ATGGACAGAAAAGATTTTTTAAAGAAAGGATTATTGGGAACAGGAATGTTTGTAGCATCTGCTTCCTTAGCCAGTGCTATGAAAAATGACATCGACGAGATTGAGCCATTAGAACCCATCGGATACAATCATCTTCCCAATACAGAATCAAAAATAAAAGAAAACTCTGTCATCCACAGAGCAGATTCAAGAGGGAAAGCAGATCACGGATGGCTGTTGAGCCAGCACACTTTCAGTTTTGCCAATTATTATAATCCTGAAAGAATGCACTTCGGAGTATTGAGAGTCCTGAATGACGATAGAGTGGAGGCGGGAAGAGGTTTTGGAACGCACCCTCATGACAATATGGAAATCATCAGTATTCCTTTGGAAGGTGATCTTGAACACAAAGACAGCATGGGAAATACAGCAGTGATCAGAAGCGGAGATATCCAGGTGATGAGTGCAGGAACCGGAATCATGCACAGCGAATTCAACAAAAACAGTGATAAGCTGGTAAAATTCCTTCAAATCTGGATTTATCCTAAAAAGAGAAATGTTACACCAAGATATGACCAGATTACTTTAGACAAAACAAAAGGCCACAATCAGTTTCAACAGATTCTTTCTCCCAATGCTGATGATGAAGGTGTATGGATCCATCAGGACGCGTGGTTTCACCTGGGAACTTTTGATGAGAATAAAGAAACCCATTATCAGATCCGAAAAAAAGGAAACGGAGTCTATGTTTTTATCCTTAAAGGAAGCGCAGAAATAGGCGGAGAGACGATTGAAGAACGTGATGGATTCGGAGTCTGGGATATTCAGGAGATTAATATCAAAGCTATTAAAGAAGGTACAGAAATCCTTTTAATGGAAGTACCTATGACACTATAA
- a CDS encoding Na+/H+ antiporter — MHEQLLLILGLLLLVMLLVMLAQRIKIAYPIFLVLAGLGISFIPGVPVLKLDPEIIFLIFLPPLLYEAAWYTSWNDFWKWKRPISLLAFGLVFLTSLVVAYTSQMLIPGFTLALGFLLGGIVSPPDAIAATTVLKGLKVPKRTIAILEGESLINDASSLIVFRFALAAVMTGAFSMHEATGQFFLVAGMGVVIGIAGAHVFYAIHRFLPTTPAIDAAITVITPYILFLSAEHFHFSGVMAVVSGGLFMSFRAHEIFKTGTTRINMTGVWNTLIFVMNALVFVLIGLELPDIINGLGEISLMEGIKYGLIISLIVIVVRLLWIYPVAHIPRWLSEKARRDPSPGWKNPLIIGWAGMRGVVSLATALSIPVMMNTQSEFPMRNLIIFITFVVIFVTLVFQGLTLPLVIRLTKIEEIDPILPSHEQQAGIQMRLDKLAVQKLDKEYNELVNSNSLLENFKKALETDIKLHQNHLSSLEMCTNRRNDMAEYHNVMLDIFALQRKELFQMKREKRFSEDEIRKAESQLDLNELKITGNKHL, encoded by the coding sequence ATGCACGAACAACTCCTTTTAATCCTGGGACTTTTATTACTCGTCATGCTGCTGGTAATGCTGGCACAGCGGATCAAAATTGCCTATCCTATCTTTCTGGTTCTCGCCGGATTGGGCATCAGCTTTATTCCGGGAGTACCTGTTCTAAAACTGGATCCGGAAATTATATTTCTGATTTTCTTACCCCCTCTTTTGTACGAAGCGGCCTGGTACACCTCATGGAATGATTTCTGGAAATGGAAACGTCCCATCAGTCTCTTGGCTTTTGGCTTGGTGTTTTTGACATCTCTGGTAGTGGCTTATACTTCACAAATGCTGATTCCGGGATTTACACTGGCATTAGGGTTTTTATTGGGAGGAATTGTTTCACCACCGGATGCTATTGCTGCCACCACAGTCTTAAAAGGATTAAAAGTCCCCAAACGTACTATTGCCATTCTGGAAGGAGAAAGTTTGATTAATGATGCCTCTTCACTGATTGTTTTCAGATTTGCGCTGGCAGCCGTAATGACAGGAGCTTTCTCAATGCATGAAGCAACGGGGCAGTTTTTTCTGGTAGCAGGAATGGGTGTGGTCATAGGAATTGCAGGGGCTCATGTTTTTTATGCCATTCACCGTTTTTTACCCACCACACCTGCAATTGATGCTGCCATTACAGTGATTACGCCTTATATTCTGTTTCTTTCTGCAGAACATTTTCATTTTTCGGGAGTAATGGCTGTGGTGAGCGGAGGGTTGTTTATGTCTTTCCGTGCTCATGAAATTTTTAAAACAGGAACTACAAGAATCAATATGACAGGAGTTTGGAATACTCTGATTTTTGTGATGAATGCTTTAGTCTTTGTATTAATAGGTCTGGAACTTCCGGATATCATCAATGGATTGGGTGAAATTTCATTAATGGAAGGAATCAAATATGGTTTAATTATAAGTTTGATCGTAATTGTAGTACGTCTGTTATGGATTTATCCTGTGGCTCATATTCCAAGGTGGCTGAGTGAAAAAGCCCGCCGCGATCCAAGTCCGGGATGGAAAAATCCATTAATTATAGGATGGGCAGGAATGAGAGGAGTTGTTTCTTTGGCTACAGCCCTGTCTATTCCGGTAATGATGAATACCCAGTCCGAATTTCCGATGAGAAACCTGATCATTTTTATCACATTTGTCGTTATTTTTGTTACATTGGTATTTCAGGGATTGACACTGCCTTTGGTGATCAGATTGACAAAAATCGAAGAAATCGATCCTATTCTTCCTTCTCATGAACAGCAGGCGGGAATTCAAATGAGACTGGATAAACTTGCAGTCCAAAAACTTGATAAAGAGTATAATGAATTGGTGAACAGCAATAGCCTGCTTGAAAATTTTAAAAAAGCTTTGGAAACCGATATCAAACTTCACCAGAACCATTTAAGCTCTTTGGAAATGTGTACCAACAGACGAAATGATATGGCAGAATATCATAACGTGATGCTGGATATATTTGCCCTGCAAAGAAAAGAACTGTTTCAAATGAAACGTGAAAAACGCTTCAGCGAAGACGAGATAAGAAAAGCCGAATCACAACTGGATCTGAATGAACTGAAAATTACAGGGAATAAGCACTTGTAG
- the metI gene encoding methionine ABC transporter permease MetI, with product MLSDTVIALLAKGTWETVYMTFLSGFFGFVLGLPVGIMLFLTRKGQLLENAVYHRGLSILVNIFRAIPFIILIVWMIPFTRILAGTSIGVNAALVPLSVGAAPFIARLVENSLIEVPHGLIETARALGASPLQIIRKVLLPEALPSLINNATITLITLVGYSAMGGAVGAGGLGQVGYQYGYIGYDIVIMNTVLILLVLLVFIIQFAGDRLSKRFDHR from the coding sequence ATGCTTAGTGATACGGTAATTGCCCTTTTGGCAAAAGGAACCTGGGAAACGGTTTATATGACATTTTTATCCGGATTTTTTGGATTTGTACTTGGTCTTCCGGTAGGAATCATGTTGTTTTTAACCAGAAAAGGACAACTGCTGGAAAATGCAGTCTACCATAGAGGATTGTCTATTCTGGTTAATATTTTCCGTGCCATCCCTTTTATTATTCTGATCGTATGGATGATTCCTTTTACCAGAATTCTGGCAGGAACTTCTATTGGAGTAAATGCCGCTTTGGTTCCGCTAAGTGTGGGTGCAGCTCCGTTTATTGCAAGACTTGTTGAGAACAGCCTTATTGAAGTTCCTCATGGTCTTATAGAAACCGCAAGAGCACTGGGAGCATCTCCTTTACAGATCATTAGAAAAGTATTGCTTCCTGAGGCACTTCCTTCATTAATTAACAACGCTACTATCACTTTGATTACACTTGTAGGTTACTCTGCAATGGGTGGTGCTGTTGGAGCTGGCGGACTTGGACAGGTGGGTTACCAATACGGATATATCGGATATGATATCGTCATTATGAATACAGTATTGATACTTCTTGTTCTGCTGGTGTTTATCATACAATTCGCGGGAGACCGATTGTCAAAAAGATTTGATCACAGGTAG
- a CDS encoding methionine ABC transporter ATP-binding protein has product MIEIRNISKTFHQKKQSFKALDKVSLNIEKGDIVGIIGFSGAGKSTLIRTVNLLERPDEGQIIINGKDFTQLNAKQLAEERKKIGMIFQHFNLLSSRTVFDNVALPLELDHSSKDEINKKVNELLKIVGLEDKANDYPRSLSGGQKQRVAIARALANDPHLLLCDEATSALDPATTQSILQLLRDINQRLGITILLITHEMEVIKAVCNHVAVIDQGKLLTKGTVSEIISDKENPIIRQFINSDIMTLPQEFISRLQKEPKDGLFPLVEIELNENISVEQILSTLYNQYKIPYKLLKADVEYFGDSNFGKLLLQLQGEAEENQQVIYYFNQNKIQNTVKGYA; this is encoded by the coding sequence ATGATAGAGATCAGAAACATATCGAAAACATTTCACCAGAAAAAACAGTCCTTTAAGGCATTGGATAAGGTGAGTTTAAATATAGAGAAGGGAGATATTGTTGGAATTATCGGTTTTTCGGGTGCTGGAAAAAGTACCCTGATCCGTACAGTAAATTTACTGGAAAGACCAGATGAAGGGCAGATTATTATTAATGGAAAAGATTTTACGCAGCTTAATGCTAAACAATTGGCTGAGGAACGCAAAAAAATAGGAATGATCTTCCAGCATTTCAATCTTCTTTCTTCCAGAACTGTTTTTGATAATGTAGCTCTTCCTTTAGAACTGGATCATAGCAGTAAGGATGAGATCAACAAAAAAGTCAACGAATTATTGAAGATTGTGGGACTTGAAGATAAAGCCAATGATTATCCCAGAAGTCTTTCCGGTGGACAGAAACAAAGAGTTGCCATTGCCAGAGCTTTAGCCAATGATCCCCACCTTCTGCTTTGTGATGAAGCAACCAGCGCACTGGATCCGGCTACAACACAATCTATCTTGCAGCTTTTAAGAGATATCAATCAGAGACTGGGAATTACCATCCTTTTAATTACCCATGAAATGGAAGTTATCAAAGCGGTCTGCAACCACGTTGCAGTGATAGACCAAGGAAAATTATTAACAAAAGGAACTGTAAGCGAGATTATTTCGGATAAAGAGAACCCGATCATCCGCCAGTTTATAAATTCAGATATCATGACCCTGCCACAGGAATTCATTAGCAGACTGCAGAAAGAACCCAAAGACGGTTTATTTCCGCTGGTCGAAATAGAACTTAACGAAAACATCAGTGTGGAACAAATTCTTTCAACACTATATAACCAATATAAAATCCCTTATAAACTTTTAAAGGCAGACGTAGAGTATTTTGGAGATTCCAATTTCGGAAAACTTCTGCTTCAGCTTCAGGGTGAAGCAGAAGAAAACCAACAGGTGATTTATTATTTCAACCAAAACAAAATTCAAAATACAGTAAAAGGATATGCTTAG
- a CDS encoding hydrolase, whose product MKKLILSFAAGLLSLTATAQNPGKSLLNPTNHAVVLVDHEGQMAFATKSISMEELRNNVALVAGGSKIFNVPTVVTTVAEKSFSGPVFPEISEVYPEATSGYVDRTTMNTWEDVNAHKAITGKNKKKLVFAGLWTSVCIVGPVLSAIDEGYDVYVVTDASGDISKEAHDQSIARMVQAGAHPITSVQYVLELQRDWARKETYKPVNDLMKKHGGAYGIGIQYAQEMLKH is encoded by the coding sequence ATGAAAAAATTAATCCTATCATTTGCAGCTGGTTTATTATCATTAACAGCAACAGCTCAAAACCCTGGGAAATCATTATTAAATCCTACGAATCATGCAGTGGTGCTTGTAGACCACGAAGGTCAAATGGCTTTCGCTACAAAAAGCATCAGCATGGAAGAATTAAGAAATAATGTAGCACTTGTAGCAGGAGGATCAAAAATATTTAATGTTCCTACAGTGGTAACAACGGTAGCTGAAAAATCATTCAGCGGACCTGTTTTCCCGGAAATTTCAGAAGTATATCCTGAGGCAACAAGCGGATATGTGGACAGAACTACTATGAATACTTGGGAAGATGTTAACGCTCACAAAGCCATTACTGGAAAAAATAAAAAGAAATTGGTTTTTGCCGGATTATGGACAAGTGTATGTATCGTAGGGCCTGTATTATCAGCAATTGACGAAGGATATGATGTATATGTGGTAACAGATGCTTCAGGGGATATTTCTAAAGAAGCTCACGATCAGTCAATCGCCCGTATGGTTCAGGCTGGGGCACATCCTATTACTTCTGTTCAGTATGTATTGGAACTGCAGAGAGACTGGGCAAGAAAAGAAACGTACAAACCGGTTAATGACCTGATGAAAAAACATGGTGGGGCTTACGGGATTGGAATTCAGTACGCTCAGGAAATGTTAAAACATTAA
- a CDS encoding alpha/beta hydrolase: MSHILNIKTAGIPLHQAEKALIMIHGRGGSAQDILSLSQHLNVKDYALLAPQALNHTWYPFSFIAPVEQNEPWLSSALEMVEETVKAAVKAGIKPENIYFFGFSQGACLTLEFLARNAQKFGGAAAIIGGVIGDKINRENYKGDFAGTPVFLGTSNPDFHVPIERVYATANILREMNADVTEKVYANFGHSINEEEIELANSILFK, encoded by the coding sequence ATGAGTCATATTTTAAATATAAAAACAGCAGGAATTCCATTACATCAGGCAGAAAAAGCTTTGATCATGATTCACGGACGCGGAGGAAGCGCTCAGGATATTCTGAGTTTATCCCAGCACCTGAATGTAAAAGATTATGCATTATTAGCCCCACAGGCTTTAAACCACACCTGGTATCCTTTTTCATTTATAGCTCCGGTAGAACAAAACGAACCTTGGTTATCATCTGCCCTTGAAATGGTAGAAGAAACAGTAAAAGCCGCTGTAAAAGCTGGAATTAAACCTGAAAATATATACTTTTTCGGATTTTCTCAAGGTGCTTGTCTTACTCTGGAGTTTTTGGCCCGTAATGCTCAGAAGTTTGGTGGAGCGGCGGCCATTATTGGCGGTGTGATAGGAGATAAGATCAATCGTGAAAATTATAAAGGTGATTTTGCCGGAACTCCGGTTTTTCTGGGAACCAGCAACCCTGATTTTCATGTTCCTATAGAAAGAGTATATGCTACAGCCAATATTTTAAGAGAAATGAATGCTGATGTAACAGAAAAAGTATATGCCAATTTTGGACACTCTATTAATGAGGAAGAAATTGAATTGGCCAACTCTATACTATTTAAGTAA
- a CDS encoding ring-cleaving dioxygenase, with amino-acid sequence MDNRILGLHHITAIADNAKRNLDFYTQVLGVRLVKKTVNFDDPGTYHFYFGNENGTPGTILTFFPWEGIGKGNNGSGMATHIGYSVQKGSLEFWKNRLQSFNVSVEEGEVFGEKMISFKDPDGLQLQFIEPSGDDNRKVWTTDDIKDENALKGFHNVTLTLKKADPTIKVLTDVLGYNLQKQEGERYRFATDAIDTANLIDIIENDTIPAGRNAAGTNHHIAFRVKNDEILMEYREKALSAGLSITPKINRDYFYSLYFREPGGVLFEIATDNPGFTVDEPLNELGTNLKLPAQYEGMREKIEGVLPNLS; translated from the coding sequence ATGGACAATAGAATATTAGGTCTGCATCATATTACTGCCATTGCAGACAATGCCAAAAGAAATTTAGATTTTTATACACAGGTTTTAGGAGTAAGACTGGTTAAAAAAACGGTAAATTTTGACGATCCGGGAACGTATCATTTCTATTTTGGGAATGAAAACGGAACGCCGGGAACGATCCTTACTTTCTTTCCATGGGAAGGAATTGGTAAAGGTAACAATGGAAGCGGAATGGCTACCCATATCGGATATTCAGTACAGAAAGGAAGCCTTGAATTCTGGAAAAACCGTTTGCAAAGCTTTAATGTAAGCGTGGAAGAAGGAGAAGTATTTGGAGAAAAAATGATCTCTTTTAAAGATCCTGACGGTCTTCAGTTGCAGTTTATAGAACCATCAGGTGATGATAACAGAAAAGTATGGACAACTGATGATATTAAAGATGAAAATGCATTGAAAGGATTCCACAATGTCACTTTAACCTTAAAAAAAGCAGATCCTACAATCAAAGTTCTGACTGATGTTTTAGGATACAATCTGCAAAAACAGGAAGGAGAAAGATACAGATTCGCTACTGATGCAATTGACACGGCTAACCTTATAGATATTATTGAAAATGATACAATTCCTGCCGGAAGAAATGCTGCCGGAACCAATCATCATATTGCATTCAGAGTAAAAAATGATGAGATTCTGATGGAATATCGTGAGAAAGCATTATCCGCAGGACTGAGCATCACTCCGAAGATCAACAGAGACTATTTTTATTCATTGTATTTCCGTGAACCGGGTGGAGTTTTGTTTGAAATTGCAACTGACAATCCGGGATTTACTGTAGATGAACCTTTGAATGAGTTGGGAACAAATCTGAAGCTTCCTGCACAGTATGAAGGAATGCGTGAGAAAATAGAAGGAGTGCTTCCGAACTTATCATAG
- a CDS encoding GNAT family N-acetyltransferase has protein sequence MERTEIVLEGRKGEIQLFSDDHKAGKMDISVIGKKLTVYHTEVNPEYEGKGFAKILLERLVSYARENDLKILPLCPYVHAQFKRHPEEYNDVWLKEVL, from the coding sequence ATGGAAAGAACAGAAATAGTTTTAGAAGGAAGGAAAGGTGAAATTCAGCTTTTCTCAGACGATCACAAGGCCGGTAAAATGGACATTTCAGTCATTGGAAAAAAATTAACAGTTTACCATACCGAAGTAAATCCGGAATATGAAGGAAAAGGTTTTGCTAAAATATTACTGGAAAGACTGGTTTCCTATGCAAGAGAAAATGATTTAAAGATTCTGCCGCTGTGTCCGTATGTTCACGCACAGTTCAAACGTCATCCGGAAGAATACAATGATGTTTGGTTGAAGGAGGTGCTATAG
- a CDS encoding ring-cleaving dioxygenase produces MKLITGLHHVTAITGNAQENIDFYTGVLGLRLVKKTVNFDYSDVYHFYFGDEYGTPGTIMTTFPYGKDLINGRHGKGMLNTTAFSVSIEGLDYWMNRLEQFNIPFKQPQQRFSDEVFIYLEDFDGLGLELVFNDQDERKGYYNGYIPKDYAIKGIHHVEIWQDAYERTAALLTTQMDHKVIKETPDRLRLGTDNMPGKYVDLLSTPNALKGLAGRGTVHHVAFATPDAESQLEMVKRLNVYGLEHTEVKDRKYFTSVYFKEPGGVLFEIATSGPGFDVDEEAAFLGEDLQLPPQFEKRRERLEEVLPAINYPTEKFR; encoded by the coding sequence ATGAAACTTATCACAGGACTGCATCACGTTACGGCAATTACCGGCAATGCACAGGAAAATATAGACTTTTATACCGGAGTTTTAGGACTTCGATTGGTCAAAAAAACGGTTAATTTTGATTACTCAGATGTTTATCATTTTTATTTCGGAGACGAATATGGTACACCGGGAACGATCATGACTACTTTTCCGTATGGTAAAGATCTTATCAATGGCAGACATGGTAAAGGAATGCTCAATACAACGGCATTTTCAGTTTCTATAGAGGGCCTGGATTATTGGATGAACCGTCTGGAACAGTTCAATATCCCTTTTAAGCAGCCACAGCAAAGGTTCTCTGATGAAGTTTTTATTTATCTTGAAGATTTTGATGGGCTGGGATTGGAATTGGTTTTTAATGATCAAGATGAAAGAAAAGGATACTACAATGGTTATATTCCTAAAGATTATGCCATAAAAGGAATCCATCATGTAGAAATCTGGCAGGATGCTTATGAAAGAACGGCAGCTCTTCTTACAACCCAGATGGATCATAAGGTGATTAAGGAAACGCCTGACCGACTGAGATTGGGAACAGACAATATGCCCGGGAAATATGTAGATCTTTTATCTACTCCCAATGCACTGAAAGGATTGGCAGGAAGAGGTACCGTGCACCATGTGGCCTTTGCAACTCCGGATGCAGAATCTCAGCTTGAAATGGTAAAGCGGTTAAATGTATATGGATTGGAACATACTGAAGTGAAGGATAGAAAATATTTTACTTCAGTCTATTTTAAAGAGCCGGGTGGAGTTTTGTTTGAAATTGCAACTTCCGGTCCCGGGTTCGATGTGGATGAAGAAGCCGCATTTTTAGGGGAAGATCTGCAATTGCCACCGCAGTTTGAAAAAAGAAGAGAACGTTTGGAAGAAGTTCTTCCGGCAATTAATTATCCAACAGAAAAATTCAGATAA
- a CDS encoding EamA family transporter: MSNSKNKWLIPLAFTNIYVIWGITFLAISFGLKGFPPFILSGLRFLVAGILMIGYLLSKGEKANSLINWKKNAITGILILTGGTGLVAWGEQYVTASEAAISIATGPFWFIAIDRKNWKYYFSDKFIPIGLAIGFAGLIMFLKGSVNSNAAHAIANENLRITAFVVLGLSSIAWVLGSLYSKKNPASQSTFMNIAQQLIVAGLASFLISFIRKEWTGFSVSAVPLSAWFGVLFLIFFGSIVAYLSYIWLLSVKPAALVSTHTYINPIVTVIAGWIVASQSINGGQLYGLFIILLGVLLTNVTKYFRLSKRSKVKIRRVRRFFNRAGKPYQPI; the protein is encoded by the coding sequence ATGAGTAATTCTAAAAACAAATGGTTGATTCCATTGGCTTTTACAAACATCTATGTGATATGGGGAATTACGTTTTTAGCTATTTCATTTGGCTTAAAAGGTTTTCCGCCGTTCATTCTTTCAGGGTTAAGATTTCTGGTTGCCGGTATTCTGATGATAGGATATCTTCTTTCTAAGGGAGAAAAAGCAAATTCTCTGATCAACTGGAAGAAAAATGCAATTACCGGTATTCTTATTCTTACCGGAGGAACAGGACTTGTAGCCTGGGGAGAGCAATATGTAACAGCTTCTGAAGCGGCAATATCTATTGCAACCGGCCCGTTCTGGTTTATTGCAATCGACAGAAAAAACTGGAAATATTATTTCTCAGATAAATTTATTCCGATAGGATTGGCCATTGGATTTGCAGGATTAATTATGTTTTTAAAAGGCAGTGTAAATTCAAATGCAGCTCATGCAATTGCTAATGAAAATCTACGTATTACTGCATTTGTAGTTTTGGGTCTAAGTTCCATCGCATGGGTACTGGGTTCTTTATATTCAAAGAAAAATCCGGCTTCTCAATCTACCTTTATGAATATTGCTCAACAGCTTATAGTAGCGGGATTAGCTTCTTTTTTAATCTCTTTTATAAGAAAAGAATGGACTGGTTTTTCAGTTTCTGCAGTCCCGTTATCGGCATGGTTTGGAGTCCTATTTTTGATCTTCTTTGGATCGATAGTCGCTTATTTGTCGTACATTTGGCTTCTGTCCGTTAAACCCGCTGCCTTGGTAAGCACACACACCTATATCAATCCTATTGTAACAGTGATTGCAGGTTGGATTGTTGCCAGCCAAAGCATCAATGGAGGTCAGCTGTATGGTTTATTTATCATATTGCTGGGAGTACTTCTAACGAATGTCACCAAGTATTTCAGACTTTCAAAACGGTCAAAAGTAAAAATCAGAAGAGTAAGAAGATTTTTTAACAGAGCAGGCAAGCCATATCAGCCTATTTAA
- a CDS encoding Rid family hydrolase, which produces MSQENKTAEGFGMPWENIYGYAQAVKKGNTVWISGQLGHNKDGELAEGMEAQMKQTYANIKELLSRYEMTMENVVEEVIYAMDMAAAFEARKNFKTEFYDDPKTVASTMVGVSGLALPEQLVEIKIIATI; this is translated from the coding sequence ATGTCACAGGAAAACAAGACAGCAGAAGGCTTTGGGATGCCCTGGGAAAATATTTACGGATACGCACAAGCGGTAAAAAAAGGAAATACCGTCTGGATTTCCGGTCAATTAGGTCACAACAAAGATGGTGAACTGGCAGAAGGAATGGAAGCGCAGATGAAACAAACCTACGCGAATATCAAAGAATTGCTATCGAGATATGAGATGACAATGGAAAATGTAGTAGAAGAAGTGATTTATGCAATGGATATGGCAGCTGCATTTGAGGCAAGAAAAAATTTCAAAACAGAATTTTATGATGATCCTAAAACTGTAGCCAGTACAATGGTTGGAGTAAGCGGACTTGCATTGCCAGAGCAGCTTGTGGAAATTAAAATTATTGCAACGATATAA
- a CDS encoding Crp/Fnr family transcriptional regulator: protein MFQNIIKNISRFVTLTPEEEKIYENLLKLQSFPKKTHLLREGEICQFEGFIKKGCVRTYYLDENGFEVTLLFAVEDWWITDIDSFNNKTPSKIFIETLEDTEIYMLTPETKEVLLQKVPKFERAFRMMMQRYVVTLQNRLVNTISQPATERYLEFIRVYPTIPQRVAQYYIASYLGVSKEFVSTIRKRLASKEK from the coding sequence ATGTTTCAAAATATCATCAAAAATATCTCTCGATTTGTCACCTTAACTCCTGAAGAGGAAAAAATCTATGAGAACTTGTTAAAGCTTCAGAGTTTTCCAAAGAAAACACATCTTTTGCGCGAAGGAGAGATTTGTCAATTCGAGGGTTTTATAAAGAAGGGTTGTGTTCGGACTTATTATCTTGATGAAAATGGCTTTGAAGTGACACTTCTGTTTGCCGTTGAAGATTGGTGGATAACTGATATTGATTCGTTCAATAACAAAACACCCTCTAAGATTTTTATTGAAACTTTGGAAGATACAGAAATTTATATGCTGACCCCGGAAACGAAGGAGGTATTATTGCAGAAAGTTCCTAAGTTTGAAAGAGCTTTCCGAATGATGATGCAGAGGTATGTGGTGACGCTTCAAAACCGCTTGGTTAATACTATTTCTCAGCCTGCAACGGAACGTTACCTGGAATTTATAAGAGTTTATCCAACAATTCCGCAACGTGTGGCGCAGTATTATATAGCATCATATCTTGGTGTTTCAAAAGAATTTGTAAGTACCATCAGAAAGCGACTTGCTTCAAAAGAGAAATAA